Proteins encoded by one window of Candidatus Eisenbacteria bacterium:
- a CDS encoding protein-L-isoaspartate(D-aspartate) O-methyltransferase: MVRRHIAARGIRDPAILEAMRTIPREAFLPPRLAEFAYEDCPLPIAEGQTISQPYIVALMTAALELRPEDRVLEIGTGSGYAAAIVGRIAREVWTIERHQSLAEAAAARLREVGCHNVHVLHGDGTLGWPEHAPYDAIVVTAGGPDVPEALLQQLAAGGRLVIPIGADRSLQRLVRVKRMASGRLEREDLGDVRFVPLIGAQGWDEAAWTGSPRVPSGRASVSSLLREVGEPIGGPVSDADVGALLERIGDARIVCLGEATHGTSEFYALRARITQELVRRRGFTIVAAEADWPDAARTDRYVKGVAAPVRPEWRAFSRFPQWMWRNHEVGAFVEWLREWNRTQTPVGFYGLDLYSLYRSIRLVLDYLDRVDPAAARVARERYGALMPWEGDPATYGRAAVTGSYRACEDEVVTMLRDMLARELDYAAQDGEHFLDAVGNARVVANAEAYYRVMYYGGSASWNLRDRHMFETLESLLRFHGPGAKAVLWEHNSHLGDAAATEMGVRGELNVGHLCRTTFGDGAYLVGFGTDHGSVAAAHDWDGPMHVMDVRPSHPESYERLCHDARLPAFFLPLRAPARPEVREELAAARLERAIGVVYRPDTELQSHYFHAVLPHQFDEWIWIDETHAVRPVTDAEARGLPRAHPFAPYGPP, encoded by the coding sequence ATGGTGCGCCGGCACATCGCCGCCCGTGGCATCCGGGATCCCGCCATCCTCGAAGCCATGCGGACGATCCCGCGCGAGGCATTTCTCCCGCCCCGGCTCGCCGAGTTCGCCTACGAGGATTGTCCGTTGCCGATCGCCGAGGGCCAGACGATCTCTCAACCGTACATCGTCGCCTTGATGACGGCGGCCCTGGAGCTGCGGCCCGAGGATCGCGTGCTCGAGATCGGCACCGGATCGGGCTATGCCGCGGCCATCGTCGGTCGGATCGCCCGCGAGGTATGGACCATCGAACGCCACCAGAGTCTCGCCGAGGCCGCGGCTGCGCGCCTGCGCGAGGTCGGCTGTCACAACGTCCACGTGCTGCACGGCGACGGGACGCTCGGCTGGCCGGAGCACGCGCCGTACGACGCGATCGTGGTCACGGCGGGCGGCCCTGACGTCCCCGAAGCGCTCCTCCAGCAGCTCGCCGCCGGCGGGCGGCTCGTCATCCCGATCGGGGCCGATCGCTCGCTGCAACGCCTCGTGCGCGTCAAGCGCATGGCGAGCGGTCGGCTCGAACGCGAGGATCTGGGCGACGTCCGCTTCGTGCCGCTGATCGGCGCGCAGGGCTGGGACGAGGCGGCGTGGACCGGGAGCCCGCGGGTCCCGAGCGGCCGCGCCAGCGTGAGCAGCCTGCTGCGCGAAGTCGGCGAGCCCATCGGGGGGCCGGTCTCCGACGCCGACGTCGGAGCGCTCCTCGAGCGGATCGGCGACGCCCGCATCGTCTGCCTCGGGGAGGCGACGCACGGCACGTCGGAGTTCTACGCCCTCCGCGCACGCATCACCCAGGAGCTCGTGCGCCGGCGCGGCTTCACGATCGTCGCGGCCGAGGCGGACTGGCCGGACGCCGCGCGCACCGATCGATACGTGAAGGGCGTCGCCGCGCCCGTGCGGCCCGAGTGGCGCGCGTTCTCGCGTTTTCCGCAATGGATGTGGCGCAACCACGAGGTGGGCGCCTTCGTCGAGTGGCTGCGCGAATGGAACCGGACGCAAACGCCGGTCGGGTTCTACGGCCTCGATCTCTACAGCCTGTATCGGTCGATCCGCCTCGTGCTCGACTACCTCGATCGCGTGGACCCCGCCGCGGCGCGCGTGGCGCGCGAGCGCTACGGCGCGCTGATGCCGTGGGAGGGCGATCCGGCGACCTACGGTCGCGCCGCCGTGACCGGCAGCTACCGGGCCTGCGAGGACGAGGTGGTGACCATGCTGCGCGACATGCTGGCGCGCGAGCTCGACTACGCCGCGCAGGACGGCGAGCACTTCCTCGACGCGGTCGGGAACGCCCGCGTGGTCGCGAACGCGGAGGCCTACTATCGCGTCATGTACTACGGCGGCAGCGCGTCCTGGAATCTGCGCGACCGCCACATGTTCGAGACGCTGGAGTCGCTCCTGCGGTTCCACGGTCCGGGCGCCAAGGCCGTGCTGTGGGAGCACAACTCGCACCTCGGCGACGCCGCGGCCACCGAGATGGGCGTTCGCGGCGAGCTCAACGTCGGGCACCTCTGTCGCACGACCTTCGGCGACGGCGCGTATCTCGTCGGGTTCGGCACCGACCACGGTAGCGTCGCTGCCGCGCACGACTGGGACGGCCCGATGCACGTCATGGACGTGCGGCCTTCCCACCCCGAGAGCTACGAGCGCCTCTGTCACGACGCCCGCCTGCCCGCGTTCTTCCTGCCGCTTCGGGCGCCGGCGCGGCCCGAGGTGCGCGAGGAGCTCGCCGCCGCGCGGCTCGAGCGTGCGATCGGCGTCGTCTACCGTCCGGACACCGAGCTCCAGAGCCACTACTTCCATGCCGTGTTGCCCCACCAGTTCGACGAGTGGATCTGGATCGACGAGACGCACGCCGTCCGTCCCGTCACCGACGCCGAGGCGCGCGGCCTCCCCCGCGCGCATCCCTTTGCCCCCTACGGCCCCCCCTGA
- a CDS encoding ATP-binding protein: MERAAAPSGRVDASRLRAACDPATFPFASTADLPALDGIVGQERATRATRFGIGMRHAGYNLFVLGPPATGKTRSIRRVIEAAAREAAAPPDWCYVHNFTDPYRPVALALPAGRGRELRAAMQRLVDDCKGRVPRAFEGEAFGHQKARILDELTTRQKAEMAALEQEVEAQRFVIVRTPGGLAIAPARDGKALGAEDFAALPEAEQTRINAAGTALNERLEETLRRLREHERDARDTHGRLVHEVGAAAIRPLVQEVRERFTGLDAVARYLEQVAADLIEHAEEFAQLAEQRPPALPWMAPPGAFLERYRVNVLVDRTADTGAPVIVEEAPSFANLVGRIEHHVQFGTLVTDFTLLQAGALHRANGGYLLLEVKDVLAHPGAWQALKKAIESHTVRIEEPFADLRLVSATSLAPEPIPLDVKVVLIGNPYLYYLFHALDEDFRALFKVKVDFDDSLPRTPEFEMLIARFVGDVCREEGLRHFAPDGVARLIEHCSRTVWHQDRLTSRLGDLIDLIREAVFWSATNEHALVRRDDVARAVDERRQRANLVEERLARMTAEGTLAIATAGEVVGQVNGLAVLTLGDHAFGRPTRITARTFLGGEPGVVDIEREAKLGGPLHSKGVMILTGFLAGRHARARPLALSATLTFEQQYESVEGDSASAAELCALLSSIAGLPLRQDLAITGAVNQHGDVQAVGGVNEKIESFFDLCLSRGLSGRQGVIIPAVNTIHLMLRDDVVEAVRAGTFHVHAVASVDEAIALLSGRAAGERDAEGRFAAGTVNAAIDAALDANVERLRALRQPPSGTGA; this comes from the coding sequence ATGGAGCGGGCGGCGGCCCCCTCCGGGCGAGTCGACGCGTCGCGGCTGCGTGCGGCCTGCGACCCGGCCACCTTTCCGTTCGCCTCGACCGCGGACCTCCCCGCGCTCGACGGCATCGTCGGACAGGAGCGGGCCACGCGGGCGACGCGCTTCGGCATCGGCATGCGGCACGCCGGCTACAACCTCTTCGTGCTCGGGCCGCCGGCGACCGGCAAGACGCGATCGATCCGGCGCGTGATCGAGGCGGCGGCGCGCGAGGCAGCGGCACCACCCGACTGGTGCTACGTCCACAACTTCACCGACCCCTATCGCCCCGTCGCGCTGGCGCTCCCGGCCGGGCGCGGACGCGAGCTGCGCGCCGCCATGCAGCGCCTGGTCGACGACTGCAAGGGACGGGTGCCGCGAGCGTTCGAGGGCGAAGCCTTCGGCCACCAGAAGGCGCGCATCCTCGACGAGCTCACGACCCGCCAGAAGGCCGAGATGGCCGCCCTCGAGCAGGAGGTGGAGGCCCAGCGCTTCGTGATCGTCCGCACGCCGGGAGGCCTCGCGATCGCGCCGGCGCGGGACGGCAAGGCGCTCGGCGCCGAGGACTTCGCGGCGCTGCCCGAGGCGGAGCAGACGCGCATCAACGCCGCCGGAACCGCCCTCAACGAGCGGCTCGAGGAGACGCTGCGCCGCCTGCGCGAGCACGAGCGCGACGCGCGCGACACGCATGGCCGGCTCGTCCACGAGGTGGGAGCGGCGGCGATCCGCCCGCTCGTGCAGGAGGTCCGGGAGCGCTTCACCGGCCTCGACGCGGTGGCGCGCTACCTGGAGCAGGTGGCGGCCGACCTCATCGAGCACGCCGAGGAGTTCGCCCAGCTGGCCGAGCAGCGCCCGCCGGCCCTGCCCTGGATGGCGCCGCCGGGCGCGTTTCTCGAACGCTACCGCGTGAACGTGCTGGTGGACCGGACCGCCGACACGGGCGCGCCGGTGATCGTCGAGGAGGCACCGAGCTTCGCGAACCTGGTCGGACGCATCGAGCATCACGTGCAATTCGGCACGCTGGTGACCGACTTCACCCTGCTCCAGGCGGGCGCGCTCCACCGGGCCAACGGCGGCTACCTGCTGCTCGAGGTGAAGGACGTCCTCGCGCACCCCGGCGCATGGCAGGCGCTCAAGAAGGCGATCGAGAGTCACACCGTCCGCATCGAGGAGCCGTTCGCCGACCTGCGCCTCGTGAGCGCGACCAGCCTGGCGCCCGAGCCGATCCCGCTCGACGTGAAGGTCGTCCTCATCGGCAACCCCTACCTCTACTATCTCTTCCACGCCCTCGACGAGGACTTCCGCGCCCTCTTCAAGGTGAAGGTCGACTTCGACGACTCGCTGCCGCGTACGCCGGAGTTCGAGATGCTGATCGCGCGCTTCGTCGGCGACGTGTGCCGCGAGGAGGGGCTTCGCCACTTCGCACCCGACGGCGTCGCCCGGCTGATCGAGCACTGCTCGCGCACGGTGTGGCACCAGGACCGCCTGACGTCACGCCTGGGTGACCTGATCGACCTCATCCGCGAAGCCGTCTTCTGGTCGGCCACGAACGAGCACGCCCTCGTCCGGCGGGACGACGTCGCGCGCGCCGTCGACGAGCGACGCCAGCGGGCGAACCTGGTCGAGGAGCGGCTCGCGCGCATGACTGCCGAGGGGACCCTCGCCATCGCGACCGCGGGCGAGGTGGTCGGCCAGGTGAACGGTCTCGCCGTCCTCACCCTCGGCGATCACGCATTCGGGCGGCCGACGCGGATCACGGCGCGGACCTTCCTCGGCGGCGAGCCCGGCGTCGTGGACATCGAGCGCGAGGCCAAGCTCGGCGGCCCGCTGCACTCCAAGGGCGTGATGATCCTCACCGGCTTCCTCGCCGGCCGACACGCGCGCGCCCGGCCGCTCGCGCTGTCGGCGACCCTCACGTTCGAGCAGCAGTACGAGAGCGTCGAGGGCGACAGCGCGTCGGCGGCCGAGCTGTGCGCGCTGCTCTCGAGCATCGCGGGCCTGCCGCTGCGCCAGGACCTGGCGATCACCGGCGCCGTGAACCAGCACGGGGACGTGCAGGCGGTGGGGGGTGTCAACGAGAAGATCGAAAGCTTCTTCGACCTCTGCCTGAGCCGCGGCCTCAGCGGTCGGCAGGGGGTGATCATCCCGGCCGTCAACACGATCCACCTGATGCTTCGCGACGACGTCGTGGAGGCGGTCCGCGCGGGCACCTTCCACGTCCACGCCGTGGCGAGCGTCGACGAGGCGATCGCGCTCCTCTCGGGTCGCGCCGCGGGCGAGCGCGACGCCGAGGGGCGCTTCGCCGCGGGGACCGTCAACGCCGCGATCGATGCGGCGCTCGATGCGAACGTCGAGCGCCTGCGCGCCCTGCGCCAACCGCCCTCGGGCACGGGCGCATGA
- a CDS encoding cyclic 2,3-diphosphoglycerate synthase, which produces MRRLVILGAAGRDFHTFNERYRDDPSVAVVAFTAAQIPGIAGRRYPASLAGPRYPDGIPIEAEDDLEEVCRRTGATEVVFAYSDVSHVDVMHRASRALAAGADFVLPSPTGAMIEAPLPVVAISAVRTGAGKSPIARWLGRRLRAQGRRVAILRHPMPYGDLERQRVQRFATRADLAAARCTIEEREEYEPHLAAGNVVFAGVDYRAIVQAAAADCDVIVWDGGNNDFPFLRPDVHVVVVDALRPGQALAYHPGEAVLRAADIVVVSKVDAATPADVAAVMAEVRGVNSRAPIVRGASPVRLDDPAAVRGRRVLVVEDGPTITHGGMPHGAGLVAARDAGAAEIVDPRSAAAEPIREVYARHPHIGPVLPAMGYGPAQLAALAETIDGARADVVVSGTPIDLAALLALTTPVVRARYEFADVDQPGLGALLDARLPRVGRRDGA; this is translated from the coding sequence ATGAGACGCCTGGTCATCCTCGGCGCGGCGGGCCGCGACTTCCACACCTTCAACGAGCGCTACCGCGACGATCCTTCGGTCGCGGTGGTGGCCTTCACGGCCGCGCAGATTCCCGGCATCGCCGGGCGCCGCTATCCCGCCTCGCTCGCGGGTCCGCGCTACCCCGACGGCATCCCGATCGAGGCCGAAGACGACCTCGAGGAGGTGTGCCGGCGGACGGGCGCCACGGAAGTCGTGTTCGCCTACAGCGACGTCTCCCACGTCGACGTGATGCACCGCGCGTCGCGGGCGCTCGCAGCCGGCGCCGACTTCGTGCTGCCCTCGCCCACGGGCGCGATGATCGAAGCTCCCCTGCCGGTCGTGGCGATCTCGGCCGTACGCACGGGCGCCGGCAAGTCGCCGATCGCGCGCTGGCTCGGCCGCCGGCTCCGCGCGCAGGGCCGTCGCGTCGCGATCCTCCGTCACCCGATGCCGTACGGCGACCTCGAGCGCCAGCGCGTGCAGCGGTTCGCGACGCGCGCCGATCTCGCCGCCGCTCGCTGCACCATCGAGGAGCGCGAAGAGTACGAGCCGCACCTCGCCGCCGGCAACGTCGTGTTCGCTGGCGTCGACTATCGCGCCATCGTGCAGGCCGCCGCTGCCGATTGCGACGTCATCGTGTGGGACGGGGGCAACAACGACTTCCCGTTCCTGCGGCCGGACGTCCACGTCGTGGTCGTCGACGCGCTGCGGCCCGGGCAGGCGCTGGCGTACCACCCCGGCGAGGCCGTGCTGCGCGCGGCGGACATCGTCGTCGTCAGCAAGGTCGACGCGGCGACGCCGGCCGACGTGGCGGCCGTCATGGCCGAGGTGCGTGGCGTCAATTCGCGGGCCCCGATCGTCCGCGGCGCGTCGCCGGTCCGGCTCGACGACCCGGCCGCCGTGCGCGGGCGGCGGGTTCTCGTGGTCGAGGATGGACCCACGATCACGCACGGCGGGATGCCCCATGGCGCCGGACTCGTGGCGGCGCGCGACGCGGGAGCGGCCGAGATCGTCGACCCGCGGAGCGCAGCGGCGGAGCCCATCCGCGAGGTGTACGCGCGCCACCCGCACATCGGCCCCGTCCTGCCGGCGATGGGCTACGGCCCGGCGCAGCTCGCGGCGCTCGCCGAGACGATCGATGGGGCGCGCGCCGACGTCGTCGTCTCCGGCACGCCGATCGACCTCGCCGCACTGCTCGCGCTCACGACGCCCGTCGTCCGTGCGCGGTACGAGTTCGCGGACGTGGACCAGCCGGGCCTCGGCGCCCTGCTCGATGCGCGACTGCCTCGGGTCGGGCGACGAGACGGCGCGTGA
- a CDS encoding carbamate kinase produces MSSGLTVVALGGNAVSPARGGMRFDAERAAIASAADELTDLARTARLLVVHGNGPQVGRLLAAPELGDPGSLDVHVAQTQGELGYLLAEALETRAERPCVALVTRVLVDPNDGAFEAPTKPVGPVLAARPRGAPAMRTPDGRGWRRVVASPRPHAVVELEAIRALLATHHVIAGGGGGVALARRSTTRGARAARSAVVDKDWVAALLATALGAERLVFVTDVSGAFDAFGRPEARGIPTMRIAEARERLAGGVFAPGSMAPKVESAIEFVQATGRPAVIAELGSVATGLRGTTGTTIVP; encoded by the coding sequence GTGAGCTCCGGCCTCACGGTCGTGGCGCTCGGCGGCAACGCCGTGAGCCCTGCCCGCGGGGGCATGCGATTCGACGCGGAGCGGGCGGCGATCGCCAGCGCCGCGGACGAGCTGACCGATCTCGCACGCACCGCGCGCCTCCTCGTCGTGCACGGCAACGGGCCCCAGGTGGGTCGCCTGCTCGCCGCGCCCGAGCTGGGCGATCCCGGGTCGCTCGACGTGCACGTCGCCCAGACCCAGGGGGAGCTCGGCTACCTGCTGGCCGAAGCGCTCGAGACGCGCGCCGAGCGGCCGTGCGTCGCGCTCGTGACCCGCGTCCTGGTCGACCCGAACGACGGTGCCTTCGAAGCGCCGACCAAGCCGGTGGGTCCGGTCCTCGCCGCGCGGCCGCGCGGGGCGCCGGCGATGCGAACTCCGGACGGGAGGGGCTGGCGGCGCGTCGTCGCCTCGCCGCGCCCGCACGCGGTCGTGGAGCTGGAGGCGATCCGCGCCCTGCTCGCCACCCACCACGTGATCGCCGGTGGCGGCGGGGGGGTCGCGCTGGCACGACGGAGCACCACCCGCGGCGCGCGCGCCGCACGCTCCGCGGTCGTCGACAAGGACTGGGTCGCGGCCCTGCTCGCGACGGCACTCGGCGCCGAACGGCTCGTCTTCGTGACCGACGTGTCCGGCGCGTTCGACGCCTTCGGCCGGCCGGAGGCGCGAGGCATCCCCACGATGCGGATCGCCGAGGCGCGCGAGCGCCTCGCCGGTGGGGTGTTCGCGCCCGGATCGATGGCGCCGAAGGTCGAGAGCGCCATCGAGTTCGTGCAGGCGACGGGGCGGCCGGCCGTCATCGCGGAGCTCGGTTCGGTCGCGACGGGACTCCGCGGCACCACGGGAACGACGATCGTCCCCTGA
- a CDS encoding HAD hydrolase family protein has translation MYCRVLACDFDGTGAVDGRLAPEAAEALVAARRCGIVTLLVTGRVLEDLQIAKVDLGAFDGVVSENGAVVSLHDGGQRILVGDPPPERLLVALRESGIPFHSGAVVLGTWEQHAADLLGLVRRLGLDQQLVFNRAALMLLPSGVNKAVGIARALDELGRSPRNTIAFGDAENDWSMLVAAEVGVAARGAVPAVWVGADDRLSQSSGEGIATYVRRLLEQDCVSPTPARRHVTLGTSTDGTPATLPASGTNVLISGDPRAGKSWLGGLIAERLLVEGYRLCVIDPEGDHVALNTRPDVLLFGDALALPEPTAIVEVLVAKPLSVVLTLASLSHTQKVDYVGRLIPVLVEARRRSGLPHWTLVDEAHYFLDEGSACVDRLDPRTGSLLLLTYRPSQIAASVYATVGAHVVTHTTVDNERYFVDAILRAADLGDLSAPDALATIEPPLAGLLRPGCTPRWQTFLPRARLTSHVHHARKYIDELLPQGKGFYFQATPVPVLARNVAEFCNAIASVSVESLRRHLLAGDFARWAKDVLGDEPLAAGFRKLEHTARTSGRVSAAELLRHVYDRYAIE, from the coding sequence ATGTATTGCCGGGTCCTCGCCTGCGATTTCGACGGGACCGGCGCCGTGGACGGTCGCCTGGCGCCCGAGGCCGCCGAGGCTCTCGTGGCGGCTCGGCGATGCGGCATCGTCACGCTGCTCGTGACCGGGAGGGTCCTCGAGGACCTGCAGATCGCCAAGGTCGACCTGGGAGCGTTCGACGGCGTCGTCTCCGAGAACGGAGCGGTGGTGTCGCTGCACGATGGCGGGCAGCGGATCCTCGTCGGCGACCCGCCGCCGGAACGACTGCTGGTCGCCCTGCGCGAGAGCGGGATTCCGTTCCACAGCGGGGCCGTCGTCCTGGGCACCTGGGAGCAGCATGCCGCCGACCTCCTCGGCCTGGTGCGGCGCCTCGGGCTCGATCAGCAGCTCGTCTTCAACCGCGCGGCCCTCATGCTGCTGCCGTCCGGCGTCAACAAGGCAGTCGGGATCGCCCGGGCGCTCGACGAGCTCGGTCGCTCCCCGCGCAACACGATCGCGTTCGGCGACGCCGAGAACGACTGGTCGATGCTCGTCGCGGCGGAGGTGGGCGTCGCGGCCCGAGGGGCGGTGCCGGCGGTGTGGGTCGGTGCGGACGACCGTTTGTCCCAGTCGTCCGGCGAAGGCATCGCGACCTACGTCCGCCGTCTGCTCGAGCAGGACTGCGTGAGCCCGACCCCGGCACGCCGCCACGTCACGCTCGGGACCAGCACGGACGGCACGCCGGCGACGCTGCCCGCGAGCGGGACCAACGTCCTGATCAGCGGCGATCCGCGCGCCGGGAAGTCGTGGCTCGGCGGCCTGATTGCCGAGCGGCTGCTCGTCGAGGGCTATCGGCTATGCGTGATCGATCCGGAGGGGGATCACGTCGCGCTGAACACGCGACCAGACGTGCTCCTCTTCGGAGACGCCCTCGCCCTGCCCGAGCCGACTGCGATCGTGGAAGTGCTCGTGGCGAAGCCGCTGAGCGTGGTGTTGACGCTCGCCTCGTTGTCGCACACGCAGAAGGTCGACTACGTCGGGAGGCTGATCCCCGTCCTCGTCGAGGCGCGCCGGCGCAGCGGGCTGCCGCATTGGACGCTCGTCGACGAAGCGCACTACTTTCTTGACGAAGGCTCCGCGTGCGTCGACCGGCTCGACCCTCGAACCGGGAGCCTGCTGCTGCTCACCTATCGCCCGAGTCAGATCGCGGCCTCGGTATACGCCACGGTCGGTGCGCACGTGGTGACGCACACGACGGTCGACAACGAGCGCTACTTCGTGGACGCCATTCTGCGCGCTGCGGATCTCGGGGACCTCTCCGCGCCGGACGCGCTGGCGACGATCGAGCCGCCGCTCGCCGGCCTGCTACGTCCGGGCTGCACGCCACGCTGGCAGACGTTTCTGCCGCGGGCGCGGCTGACGAGCCACGTGCATCACGCGCGCAAATACATCGACGAGCTTCTCCCGCAGGGCAAGGGATTCTACTTCCAGGCGACTCCGGTGCCGGTCCTCGCCCGCAACGTCGCGGAGTTCTGCAATGCGATCGCGAGCGTGTCGGTCGAGTCGCTGCGACGTCATCTTCTCGCCGGCGATTTCGCGCGCTGGGCGAAGGACGTCCTCGGCGACGAGCCGTTGGCCGCGGGCTTCCGCAAGCTCGAGCACACCGCGCGGACTTCGGGTCGGGTGAGCGCGGCCGAGCTGCTACGACACGTCTACGACCGGTACGCGATCGAGTAG
- a CDS encoding Hsp20/alpha crystallin family protein, with protein MSSLMTWDPFRALRRRDDAFEDLVRDVFGREGAGALEPPVEVAESDGEVTVKMLVPGVEKDQLQVAIDEDVLTVRGEVRKEHEEKKKNYYRQEIRYGAFQRAVRLPAEVEAAKATADLKNGTLKITLPKAKQTKAQQIKVAVS; from the coding sequence ATGAGCTCTCTCATGACCTGGGATCCGTTCCGCGCGCTGCGGCGCCGGGATGATGCGTTCGAGGATCTGGTGCGCGACGTGTTCGGCCGCGAGGGCGCCGGCGCGCTCGAGCCACCGGTCGAGGTGGCGGAGTCCGACGGCGAGGTCACGGTGAAGATGCTCGTCCCCGGCGTCGAGAAGGACCAGCTCCAGGTCGCGATCGACGAGGACGTGCTGACCGTGCGCGGCGAGGTCCGCAAGGAGCACGAGGAGAAGAAGAAGAACTACTACCGCCAGGAGATCCGCTACGGGGCGTTCCAGCGTGCCGTCCGTCTGCCGGCCGAGGTCGAGGCGGCGAAGGCGACGGCGGATCTGAAGAACGGCACCCTCAAGATCACGTTGCCGAAGGCGAAGCAGACGAAGGCGCAGCAGATCAAGGTGGCCGTGTCATAG
- a CDS encoding zinc-dependent alcohol dehydrogenase family protein, with the protein MVLEHPHGPLVRRERSVPVPAPGQVLVEVVACGVCRTDQHLLDAELPDIPYPIVPGHQIVGRVAGTGEGVAGLRVGQRVGVPWVGYTCGACDHCRHGRENLCDDARFTGYQIDGGYASHCVADARYAVGLPDGYADLEVAPLLCAGLIGYRSLRMCGDATRIGFYGFGAAAHVIAQVARWEGREVYAFTRPGDATAQAFATSLGAVWAGGSNKPAPRPLDAAIIFAAAGDLVPVALRAVRKGGTVVCGGIHMSDVPSFPYALLWGERSLRSVANLTRRDAGEFLALAPRVPVRTHTTAYRLDEANQALADLRSGRLTGAAVLTVSRGDL; encoded by the coding sequence ATGGTGCTCGAGCACCCGCACGGACCGCTCGTTCGTCGCGAGCGGAGCGTGCCGGTGCCGGCACCGGGCCAGGTGCTGGTCGAGGTCGTCGCCTGCGGCGTCTGCCGGACGGACCAGCACCTCCTCGACGCCGAGTTGCCCGACATCCCGTACCCGATCGTCCCGGGCCACCAGATCGTGGGTCGGGTCGCCGGCACGGGCGAGGGAGTCGCCGGCCTGCGCGTCGGCCAACGGGTCGGCGTCCCCTGGGTCGGCTACACCTGCGGCGCCTGCGATCATTGCCGGCACGGGCGCGAGAACCTCTGCGACGACGCCCGCTTCACCGGCTACCAGATCGACGGCGGCTACGCCTCGCACTGCGTCGCCGACGCCCGCTACGCGGTCGGGCTGCCGGACGGCTACGCCGACCTCGAGGTGGCGCCGCTCCTGTGCGCCGGCCTGATCGGCTATCGCAGCTTGCGCATGTGCGGCGATGCGACCCGGATCGGCTTCTACGGATTCGGCGCGGCCGCGCACGTGATCGCCCAGGTCGCACGCTGGGAGGGGCGCGAGGTCTACGCGTTCACACGGCCCGGTGATGCGACGGCCCAGGCCTTCGCCACCAGTCTCGGGGCGGTCTGGGCGGGCGGCTCAAACAAGCCCGCCCCCCGACCGCTCGACGCGGCGATCATCTTCGCGGCCGCGGGGGACCTCGTGCCGGTGGCGCTGCGAGCCGTGCGCAAGGGCGGCACGGTCGTGTGCGGCGGCATCCACATGAGCGACGTACCGAGCTTTCCCTACGCGCTGCTGTGGGGCGAGCGCAGTCTGCGTAGCGTCGCGAACCTCACCCGCCGGGACGCCGGGGAGTTTCTGGCATTGGCGCCCCGGGTTCCCGTACGTACCCACACCACCGCGTACCGGCTCGACGAGGCCAACCAGGCCCTGGCCGACCTCCGCAGCGGTCGTCTCACCGGCGCGGCCGTCCTGACCGTCTCCCGGGGAGACCTATGA
- a CDS encoding DUF2267 domain-containing protein, with protein sequence MDERTFLREIADQLGCDERRAEAVTFAVFGELRDRISPEERRDLRAQLPTALKRLWEVGDRTDRPANKVHRHEFIGRVRQRAVLPDDDEAERAVRAVFHQLQRLLGSTTGREGEAWDVYSQLPKDLKDLWLDAAH encoded by the coding sequence ATGGACGAGAGGACTTTTCTGCGCGAGATCGCCGACCAGCTCGGCTGCGACGAGCGGCGCGCCGAAGCGGTCACGTTCGCGGTCTTCGGCGAGCTTCGCGATCGAATCTCGCCCGAGGAACGCCGCGACCTGCGGGCGCAGCTCCCGACGGCTTTGAAGCGCCTCTGGGAGGTCGGCGATCGGACGGATCGCCCGGCGAACAAGGTCCACCGGCACGAGTTCATCGGCCGCGTGCGGCAGCGCGCCGTCCTGCCGGACGACGACGAGGCGGAACGGGCGGTGCGCGCCGTGTTCCACCAGCTCCAGCGGCTGCTCGGCAGCACGACGGGCCGCGAAGGTGAGGCCTGGGACGTCTACAGCCAGCTCCCGAAGGACCTGAAGGACCTCTGGCTCGACGCGGCCCACTGA